TGAGGCGGATTTTGGAAAGTGCTGGTTACGAAGTCACGGCTGCTGTAGACGGTCAAGATGGCTTCGACAAACTGAGGGAGAGCAAGTTTGATGCCGTTGTCTCGGACGTGCAAATGCCAAATGTGGATGGGCTGGAACTGACCGCCAGAATTCGGGAATTACCTGAGTATAAGGAATTGCCTGTCATTTTAGTGACAACCTTGGCGTCCGAGGAGGACAAGCGTCAAGGTGCAGAAGTTGGGGCAAACGCTTACATCACCAAAGGTGAGTTCGAGCAAGGAGTATTTCTAGATACATTAAGGAGATTGGTATAAATGGATTCTTTTCAAAAGAAAGTGGTTCTAGTCGAGGATTCTCCTATTGCCCTGGAAATTCTCCAACGATTACTCAATTCCTCACCAGAGGTTGCTGTGGTCGGTACCGCACGCAATGGTTTGGAGGGTCTGGAAGTCATTACCAAGACGCAGCCAGATGTGATTTGTACAGACCTGCTTATGGAAAACATGGATGGTCTGGAGTTGACCAAACGCGTGATGGCTCAAGACCCCCGACCAATTTTGGTGATTAGCAATTTTGTACAAAACACAGATATAGACACTATCTTCCGTCTGTTGCAAGCCGGAGCGGCAGATGTTTTCCCCAAACCGACCACAGGTTCGCCCACTGACTATGAGCAAATCAAAGCAGCGTTGATTGCCAAAATTAAAGTCCTTTCTAGTGTAAAAGTGGCTGCCAGATCGCAACAAAAACAGCCGCTGACTTCTCCCCCTGAGGAGGCTATAACGTCTGGGCCGTTCCTAAAGACTAAAACACGAGTGTCAAATATGACAACTCCTATCAGAGTTATCAGTATAGGGGCTTCCACACGAGGTCTTCAAGCTATCCAGAAGATTCTGTGCAAACTCCCGTCTGATTTCCCATTGCCCATTATTTGTACCTTGCATGTAGGTGAAGGCGTTTTGTCAGGATTAGTGAATTGGCTGTCCTGTGAGTGTTCCTTGAGGGTCAAAGTTGCTGAAGTTGGCGAGTCTCCTGTACCAGGAACAGTTTATTTTGCTCCAGAGAAGAATCATCTCGAATTAGACTCTCGAAGCAAGTTTATGTATTTAAGATCTGTACCAGGAGAAAAGCATTGTCCCTCCATTACAGTCATGTTCAAATCTATCGCTAGCTACTATGGCAGAGCAAGCGCCGGGATTTTATTAACTGGGCTTGGCAATGACGGCGCACAAGGCTTACAGGCGATTTCTCAAATAGGAGGTCTGACAGTCGCCCAAGATGAAAAAGGTGGTGCGGCTTTTGGCATGGTGAAAGAGGCGATCGCCCTAGATGCTGCTCAATATTTGCTTGCCATTGAAGATATCGCCCCTTTCTTAGTAGAAACCGTACTTAGCAAATAGTTAACGACAGTTTCCTAAGGCTGGAAACCCGCATAGCTGAACTTCTTCCAGGCAACTTCTGTGTTGTTTCAAAGTCCTACAGCAGTTTGCAGATGAGTGATACCAATTCACTAAAACTATGATACAGATAAAGAAGGAATAAATATCAACGAGCAAAGATGGCTGGAGTCACCAAAGTAGAAATATATGAGTCAGCAGAAGAATTACAGGAACTGCTGAGAAAACAAAAAATAGTATCAAGTCGTGAACGGATTCAAGCGTTGTATTTGCTGAAAATAGGTCATGTAAAAACAATACAGGATGTAGCGGTGGTGCTAGGGAGAGCAAGGGTAACGGTACAAAGATGGTTGAAGGACTATACCGAATCAGGAATAAAAGGTTTATTGTCAACGAAAAAGAGTCCAGGAAGACCGCCAATGATTAACTTACAAGCAAGAGAGCAGCTAGACAGAGAACTTCAACAGCCACAGGGATTTAAAAGTTATGAAGAAATACGAACTTGGTTAAAAGCAGTGGAAGGGATAGAAGCATCATATAAAGTAGTACACGACACAGTGCGCTATCAAATGAAAGCGAAGCTAAAAGTACCGCGAGCCGTAGGTGTCAAATACGATAGTGAAGCAGAATTGGAATTTAAAAAAAACTGCCACAATACCTAGAAGTAATTAAAAAACACATCATAGCACCAGTCGATAAACAAAAAAAAATTAGATATTGGTGTGGAAACGAAAGCCGTGTGGGGTTGAAGACTGAACCTGGGAGATTAATTACGACAAAAGGAGTCAAGCCCATCGGCATTATGCAATGGAAGCGGGATAATTTTTATTTATATGGATTAGTAGAACCATTAACTGGAGAGCATTTTATTTGGGAATTCTCTCATTTAAATACAGCTTGTTTCAATATTTTTTTAGAAAAATTCTCAGAGACTTATTCTCAAGATATACATATTCTTCAGTTAGATAATGGAGCGTTTCATTTTAGTCAGCATCTCAAACTACCAGAAAATATAGTTTTGTTATTTCAGCCTCCGCATACACCTCAAGTTAATCCAATTGAAAGATTGTGGGAGGAGGTTAAAAGGCATTTAACTTGGGAAAGCTTCTCAACTTTAGATGAATTAAGAGAATTTATTTGGAAGCGATTGGAACAATTAAACACATCAATCGTTGCTTCTATTACAGGTTGGGATTTTATTCTTGATGCTTTATTTGTATCAGGCTTTTCGTGAAATGGTATGAGGTACAAAACTTTAGTCTCAAAGCCAGATAGAACGCCTGTTTTACTTTTGTGCCTCCTAGGTCGGAACTGCGTTAACGCGCAGTGTACACGGAGGGCATATTCTGACGGATGTATTCTGAATTCTGCTATAAGCCTTGCCCTTACGGACACGCACTACGTGTCAAGGGAACAAATCTTTCTCTTCTTTCCATAAATGTTTGTCCAGAACCTCTTCGCTGCATACTGCCAAGTGTATTTTAAGTCAAAATCTATTGCAGAGATTCGGTAGCAGGAACGAGGAAACAGGGGACAGGAAAACGTTATAAGATATAACCTATAACTTGATTAATCTTGTAGTTCTTCTGTTTGAGAAATAGATACCTGAGAGTACTAACATTGTTCTGGAGTACTGCTATAGAGGCTGAGTTGGAGTATCGTATCAACTTCCTCTTAGCAACCTTAAGCAGCTTGGGCAATCTTGCAGGCAGTCTGTTTGGACTATTCTTGTTTTATGGTAATGGCTACACCTTCGCTGGGTGGTCATGGGAAGCAGCTTTGGTAGTACTGGGGATTTTTACTCTGCTGCAAGGCTTCTCTGCAACTTTCCTTGCGCCAAACCTAAATAGCATTGTCCGCCACGTCCAAGAAGGTACACTGGACTTTGTGCTAATCAAACCCATCCGCAGCCAGTTTTGGCTTTCCACCCGTACCCTGTCACCTTGGGGTCTGCCAGATATAATCTTTGGTAGTGTGATAATTGGCTATGCAGGTACACGACTTGGTTTAGGAATAGACAACTATCTCATCAGTGTCATTCCCCTGTGTTTTGGCTTGGTGATTCTTTACAGTTTGTGGTTCATGCTAGGAGCAACTAGCATCTGGTTCGTCAAAATATACAATGTTACCGAAGTTCTACGGGGTCTGTTGGAAGCCGGGAGATATCCGATGGTGGCGTATCCCACTGCGTTCCGCTTTTTCTTCACGTTTGTTGTTCCCGTAGCTTTTTTAACAACTGTGCCTGCCCAAGCAATGCTAGGTCAAAGTCAAATCACTTGGATAGTAGGCGCAGGAGTGTTAGCGCTGATGCTATTTTTTGTTTCCATCAGGTTTTGGCGGTTTGCTTTGCGTTTTTATACGAGTGCTTCGAGTTAAAACCATGAAATCTCTTTGTTTGTACAAAGACTCAGGAATTTGTAAGTTTTGCACTCAGGCGGGTACTCCACACTATCGTAATTTCTGCCGCCCTCACAGTATCCATGCCATCGCCTAAAGGGCAGTGGGCATATGGACAATCGCCAAGCGTTTAAGAATTAAGAATGACTCGGTCAGTGCCTGGTAGTATGGCTAATTGAAAATACTGCTAAATACCCCGTTTCAACCAAAACCAAGCTTGCTTTACTGCTTTAGTTGTGAATGAAGGTATAACTCAGGCGTTGCTTAAGCTAAAAAAATCTGGAATTTTACGGTATAGCCCATATCCTCTCAAGTGTAAAGTTGGACTAATTGATTCAATCAACTTGTTTGCTTTGTCCATGGTCAACATTCCATCACAAAAGACTTGTTGAGGAATTAACTTTTTTGGTTTGATAACTTAACTGTTTCCAACTTCGCACAACTCTATTATTCATTGTTGAATTTATGAAGTCTTATCTAGCCGCCGCTATTCAAATGACCAGTGTGCCCAATTTACAAAAAAACTTGGCACAAGCAGAGGAATTCATCGATTTAGCAGTGCGTCAGGGTGCTGAATTAATTGGTTTGCCAGAAAACTTCTCCTTCATGGGTGAGGAAAGTGAAAAACTGGCTCAAGCTGACGCGATCGCCACCGAAACAGAAAAATTTCTCAAAACGATGGCGCAGCGTTTTCAAGTCACCATCCTAGGCGGCGGTTTTCCAGTTCCTGTAGACCATACCCGCAATAGAGTCTACAACACTGCCTTACTTATCGACCCTAACGGTCAAGAACTCGCTTGTTACCAAAAGGTACACTTATTTGATGTGAACGTCCCAGACGGCAACACCTATCGAGAGTCCACTACAGTCATGGCTGGCACGCAATTACCCCCTGTGTACTTCTCACCAGAACTTGGTAATATAGGGCTATCGGTTTGCTACGATGTCCGCTTTCCTGAACTCTATCGACACATGGCTCACAAAGGCGGGGATGTCATGTTCGTGCCTGCTGCGTTTACTGCTTTCACAGGCAAAGACCATTGGCAAGTCCTACTGCAAGCGCGTGCCATTGAAAATACCTGCTACATTATTGCTCCAGCACAAACAGGAATCAACTATGCCCGCCGCCAAACACACGGACACGCCATGATTATAGACCCTTGGGGAGTCATTTTAGCAGATGCTGGCGAGCAGCCGGGCGTTGCGATCGCCGAGATAAACCCCTCAAGGCTAGAACAAGTCCGCCGTCAAATGCCTAGCCTACAACACCGTGTCTTTGTCTGATTTTGCCCACTCCATAAGGATTTGTCAATGTAGAGACGCTTCAAAAAGCGCGTCTCTACGGGCGTGAGGTTACCAATCACCTTAACTAAACGGTATGAAAAAAAACAGAGGAACCTAATTGTTATCAAGCTCAGTCTAACCAACAGATAGGATTGCTGATGTCAAGCTTAAGCAGTCCTTATACTTTTATTAACTTTTTTTTATAGTCTTGCCTCTTATCCTTTAACGAATAAGGAATAAAGTGTAAGCGTTACTCTGACTAAAGCATATGCACCGTTACAAAGCGGAAGCGTTCTGAAAGTTAAGTATGAAACTAATCCCTAATAATCGTATTTTGAATGACCTATTTTTTAATTTTCCTACCCAAAGCATATTTCATGCCCTTATTTGTGGATTGTTTACTGTCTCAGGATTGTTACCACAACTGGCTGTTGCGAAATCTCCTGTTCAAGGAACCGCTGAACCTAAAAGCACTTCCACAACAACCAGTGAAGGTTGCAGCAATGATACAAGGCTGAATAACAAAGTTTCCTACTGGGCTAGCAATTTTGTTTTGGCATCCACTTGGGTTAGTAAGCCCAATTTAGGACTTGAAAACCTAGTAACATCAATCGGTCCGTACGTCTTTGCCTTTCTAAATCGTAGTTCTTGGCCCAACATTAGTGAACGGGCAAAGCAGGCAAGAGTACCCATCCTGATGTATCACGACATTATAGCAAAAAAACAAGTCTTTTTTGATGTCACCCCGGAAGAATTAGAACAGCATTTTCAATCTCTTAAAGAGAATGGCATCACTCCCATCAGTCTTGACCAGCTCATGACTCATTTACAGACTGGAATGCCACTT
The sequence above is a segment of the Mastigocladopsis repens PCC 10914 genome. Coding sequences within it:
- a CDS encoding chemotaxis protein CheB; amino-acid sequence: MDSFQKKVVLVEDSPIALEILQRLLNSSPEVAVVGTARNGLEGLEVITKTQPDVICTDLLMENMDGLELTKRVMAQDPRPILVISNFVQNTDIDTIFRLLQAGAADVFPKPTTGSPTDYEQIKAALIAKIKVLSSVKVAARSQQKQPLTSPPEEAITSGPFLKTKTRVSNMTTPIRVISIGASTRGLQAIQKILCKLPSDFPLPIICTLHVGEGVLSGLVNWLSCECSLRVKVAEVGESPVPGTVYFAPEKNHLELDSRSKFMYLRSVPGEKHCPSITVMFKSIASYYGRASAGILLTGLGNDGAQGLQAISQIGGLTVAQDEKGGAAFGMVKEAIALDAAQYLLAIEDIAPFLVETVLSK
- a CDS encoding helix-turn-helix domain-containing protein, with the protein product MAGVTKVEIYESAEELQELLRKQKIVSSRERIQALYLLKIGHVKTIQDVAVVLGRARVTVQRWLKDYTESGIKGLLSTKKSPGRPPMINLQAREQLDRELQQPQGFKSYEEIRTWLKAVEGIEASYKVVHDTVRYQMKAKLKVPRAVGVKYDSEAELEFKKNCHNT
- a CDS encoding IS630 family transposase, which codes for MRYWCGNESRVGLKTEPGRLITTKGVKPIGIMQWKRDNFYLYGLVEPLTGEHFIWEFSHLNTACFNIFLEKFSETYSQDIHILQLDNGAFHFSQHLKLPENIVLLFQPPHTPQVNPIERLWEEVKRHLTWESFSTLDELREFIWKRLEQLNTSIVASITGWDFILDALFVSGFS
- a CDS encoding ABC transporter permease, with the translated sequence MFWSTAIEAELEYRINFLLATLSSLGNLAGSLFGLFLFYGNGYTFAGWSWEAALVVLGIFTLLQGFSATFLAPNLNSIVRHVQEGTLDFVLIKPIRSQFWLSTRTLSPWGLPDIIFGSVIIGYAGTRLGLGIDNYLISVIPLCFGLVILYSLWFMLGATSIWFVKIYNVTEVLRGLLEAGRYPMVAYPTAFRFFFTFVVPVAFLTTVPAQAMLGQSQITWIVGAGVLALMLFFVSIRFWRFALRFYTSASS
- a CDS encoding carbon-nitrogen hydrolase family protein → MKSYLAAAIQMTSVPNLQKNLAQAEEFIDLAVRQGAELIGLPENFSFMGEESEKLAQADAIATETEKFLKTMAQRFQVTILGGGFPVPVDHTRNRVYNTALLIDPNGQELACYQKVHLFDVNVPDGNTYRESTTVMAGTQLPPVYFSPELGNIGLSVCYDVRFPELYRHMAHKGGDVMFVPAAFTAFTGKDHWQVLLQARAIENTCYIIAPAQTGINYARRQTHGHAMIIDPWGVILADAGEQPGVAIAEINPSRLEQVRRQMPSLQHRVFV